One window of Triticum dicoccoides isolate Atlit2015 ecotype Zavitan chromosome 5A, WEW_v2.0, whole genome shotgun sequence genomic DNA carries:
- the LOC119298256 gene encoding basic blue protein-like, which produces MARGTIVPTLLVFLLAVCCATTVVRGKEWTVGDNKGWSFGVSGWESGKHIQSGDVLVFKYNPSMHNVVQVGEGDYNSCRVSGPSRTYTSGNDHIQLARGGKAFFICSLPGHCQQGMKIAVAA; this is translated from the exons ATGGCACGGGGAACCATCGTACCCACCCTTTTGGTGTTTCTTCTGGCCGTTTGCTGCGCAACCACCGTCGTCCGTGGCAAGGAGTGGACCGTTGGTGACAACAAGGGATGGAGCTTCGGCGTCTCCGGATGGGAGAGTGGCAAGCACATCCAGTCCGGCGACGTGCTTG TGTTCAAGTACAACCCTAGTATGCACAACGTGGTGCAGGTGGGAGAAGGCGACTACAACTCATGCAGGGTCTCGGGCCCGTCGAGGACCTACACCTCCGGCAATGACCACATCCAGCTCGCTCGCGGAGGCAAAGCGTTCTTCATCTGCAGCCTTCCGGGTCACTGCCAGCAAGGCATGAAGATCGCTGTCGCTGCTTAA
- the LOC119298257 gene encoding basic blue protein-like: MARGTIIPTLLVLLLVVCCATTIVHGKEWTVGDNKGWSFGVSGWEGGKHIQSGDVLVFKYNPSMHNVVQVGESDYNSCRVSGLSRTYTSGNDHIQLARRGKAFFICSLPGHCQQGMKIAVTT, translated from the exons ATGGCACGGGGAACCATCATACCCACCCTTTTGGTGCTGCTTCTGGTCGTTTGCTGCGCAACCACCATCGTCCATGGCAAGGAGTGGACCGTTGGTGACAACAAGGGATGGAGCTTCGGTGTCTCCGGATGGGAAGGTGGCAAGCACATCCAGTCCGGGGACGTGCTTG TGTTCAAGTACAACCCTAGTATGCACAACGTGGTGCAGGTGGGAGAAAGCGACTACAACTCATGCAGGGTCTCGGGCCTGTCGAGGACCTACACCTCCGGCAATGACCACATCCAGCTCGCCCGCAGAGGCAAAGCGTTCTTCATCTGCAGCCTTCCGGGTCACTGCCAGCAAGGCATGAAGATAGCTGTCACTACTTAA
- the LOC119298259 gene encoding basic blue protein-like, whose translation MMARGTIVPTLLVLLLAVCCATTVVHGKEWTVGDNKGWSFGVSGWESGKHIQSGDVLVFKYNPSMHNVVQVGEGDYNSCRVSGPSRTYTSGNDHIQLAHGGKAFFICSLPGHCQQGMKIDVAA comes from the exons ATGATGGCACGGGGAACCATCGTACCCACCCTTTTGGTGTTGCTTCTGGCCGTTTGTTGCGCAACCACCGTCGTCCATGGCAAGGAGTGGACCGTTGGTGACAACAAGGGATGGAGCTTCGGCGTCTCCGGATGGGAGAGTGGCAAGCACATCCAGTCCGGCGACGTGCTTG TGTTCAAGTACAACCCTAGTATGCACAACGTGGTGCAGGTGGGAGAAGGCGACTACAACTCATGCAGGGTCTCGGGCCCGTCGAGGACCTACACCTCCGGCAATGACCACATCCAGCTCGCCCACGGAGGCAAAGCGTTCTTCATCTGCAGCCTTCCGGGTCACTGCCAGCAAGGCATGAAGATCGATGTCGCTGCTTAA